Part of the Bacillus cereus group sp. RP43 genome is shown below.
TTTTGGAAGAAGCGGGAGAAATACGAGCGGTAATTGGATATGAACAAAGTGGAGAAAATGCACTTATTCGTTCTTGTTTATTCACACCTAATGTGGATAAACAGACTTTCTTATATTTTTTTGAGATGTTTTTGCAGTATATGAAAGAAAAAGATATTCGACAATTGTACTTACTCACAAATCATCCACAATCTGTGACAATCTTTCAGTTTTTTGACTTTGTCATTATAGAGAAAGAGAAAGTTCCAGAGGGAATTCGACAGTTAGAACACTTTTGTAAAAATATAAAAGAGCTAAATGCAATAATACTAAATTGTCAGCTATTCACAAAGTTATCCACGGATTAACAAGGTTTATCCACATTTTGTGGATAAACCTTGTTTGTCTTTTGGATAAATCTCATAGTAAACTAAAAATAGACAAGTATTTCATGGTAGAAAAGGACGTGGGAAAAAATGCATACAAATATGTGGATTGTGGATAATGTTGTGGAAAGAAAAAAATATTATCCACAATTAAAAGAAGCAGCGAGATTATTAAGAGAAAATGAAGCGGTGGCCTTCCCGACGGAAACGGTATATGGGTTAGGAGCAAACGCAATGGATGATGAAGCGATAGCGAAAATTTTTGAAGCGAAAGGGAGACCGAGCGATAATCCACTGATTGTCCACATAGGAACAAAATCTCAGTTAGATGGTATTGTAAGAGAAATTCCGCCGGTTGCAGAAAAGTTAATGGAGCATTTTTGGCCAGGACCATTAACAATCATTTTACCGAGAAAAAAAGGGATTTCAGAGAGGGTTACGGCAGGACTTAATACAGTCGGAGTGAGGATGCCGGATCATCCAGTAGCGCTCGCTCTTATTGAAGAGGCAAACGTGCCTGTTGCGGCACCGAGTGCGAATCGTTCAGGACGCCCAAGTCCAACGTTAGCTTCTCATGTGTATGAAGATTTAAATGGGAAAATTGCTGGTATTGTTGATGGCGGGGCAACAGGAGTTGGCGTTGAATCAACTGTAATTGACTGTACGAGCGAGGTTCCGACGATTTTACGTCCAGGTGGGATTACGAAGGAGCAATTAGAAGCAGTGATAGGAAATGTTTCTTTAGATCCAGCTTTAAAGGATGAGAAAGA
Proteins encoded:
- a CDS encoding mechanosensitive ion channel protein, producing the protein MKNVYFATKADVERLHSFFGQANKKDDKINELYAQFMILEEAGEIRAVIGYEQSGENALIRSCLFTPNVDKQTFLYFFEMFLQYMKEKDIRQLYLLTNHPQSVTIFQFFDFVIIEKEKVPEGIRQLEHFCKNIKELNAIILNCQLFTKLSTD
- a CDS encoding L-threonylcarbamoyladenylate synthase, with translation MHTNMWIVDNVVERKKYYPQLKEAARLLRENEAVAFPTETVYGLGANAMDDEAIAKIFEAKGRPSDNPLIVHIGTKSQLDGIVREIPPVAEKLMEHFWPGPLTIILPRKKGISERVTAGLNTVGVRMPDHPVALALIEEANVPVAAPSANRSGRPSPTLASHVYEDLNGKIAGIVDGGATGVGVESTVIDCTSEVPTILRPGGITKEQLEAVIGNVSLDPALKDEKEKPKSPGMKYTHYAPKAPLSIVEGSREFIQRIVDEKKKEGFKVGVLTTEEYQRVYRADVVLSCGVRSDLASVATKLYDVLRTFDASEVDVIFSESFPNEGIGNAIMNRLTKAAGHHIITE